A DNA window from Amycolatopsis sp. DSM 110486 contains the following coding sequences:
- a CDS encoding response regulator transcription factor, which translates to MTAPRVVIADDQGLVRTGFRMILTAGGIDVVGEAADGVAAVELVRELHPDVVLMDIRMPAMDGLEAARRVLADDPRCKVLMLTTFDLDSYVYQALAAGASGFLLKDVTPEHLVAAVRLVDTGDALLAPSITRRLVERFAAAAAPAPAAAAPPTHRNLSALTPRELEVLTLLGRGRSNTELATDLTLSEATIKTHVARIFAKLSLRDRAQAVVLAYETGLVSPGDPPA; encoded by the coding sequence GTGACCGCCCCGCGCGTCGTCATCGCCGACGACCAAGGCCTGGTCCGCACGGGCTTTCGCATGATCCTCACGGCCGGCGGCATCGACGTGGTCGGTGAAGCGGCCGACGGGGTGGCCGCGGTGGAGCTGGTGCGGGAGCTGCACCCGGACGTCGTGCTCATGGACATCCGCATGCCCGCCATGGACGGTCTCGAAGCCGCGCGCCGCGTCCTGGCCGACGACCCGCGCTGCAAGGTGCTGATGCTGACGACGTTCGACCTCGACAGCTACGTCTACCAAGCCCTCGCCGCCGGAGCGAGCGGCTTCCTGCTGAAGGACGTGACGCCGGAACACCTCGTGGCCGCCGTCCGGCTCGTCGACACCGGCGACGCGCTGCTGGCGCCCTCGATCACGCGGCGGCTCGTGGAACGGTTCGCCGCGGCCGCCGCTCCCGCTCCGGCCGCGGCAGCTCCGCCGACGCACCGAAACCTGTCCGCGCTGACCCCGCGCGAGCTCGAAGTCCTGACGCTGCTGGGCCGGGGCCGGTCCAACACCGAGCTGGCCACCGACCTCACCCTGAGCGAGGCGACGATCAAAACCCACGTCGCGCGCATCTTCGCGAAGCTGTCCCTGCGCGACCGCGCCCAAGCGGTGGTGCTGGCCTACGAAACCGGCCTGGTGTCGCCCGGGGACCCGCCGGCTTAG